A single region of the Anopheles funestus chromosome X, idAnoFuneDA-416_04, whole genome shotgun sequence genome encodes:
- the LOC125772277 gene encoding uncharacterized protein LOC125772277 isoform X1, which produces MEWSWLRDWWRMAKFRRGDRTNPAIQHHRRRGSGNVTAPAFTDSIPGDAAAGTTEQLVGEGEPTQPVRFFVDRLDYPEDGDGEEQMIVDEDDEDPDRIPYSDTELDRQAYSDSEAIYDHLYCDCEQCSMMNGDLDPTDGLDSDDSSTSGKQVVVAVCAMSKKSQSKPMKEILTRLQEFEFIRMVVIGEDIILSEPVDRWPLCDCLISFHSKGFPLEKAIQYAQLRQPYVINNLHMQFDIQDRRRVYAILEKEGIEIPRYAVLDRDSPDPKQHELVESEDHVEVNGIVFNKPFVEKPVSAEDHNIYIYYPTSAGGGSQRLFRKIGSRSSVYSPESRVRKTGSFIYEDFMPTDGTDVKVYTVGPDYAHAEARKSPALDGKVERDSDGKEIRYPVILSNAEKLISRKVCLAFKQTVCGFDLLRANGKSFVCDVNGFSFVKNSNKYYDDCAKILGNMILRELAPQLHIPWSVPFQLDDPPIVPTTFGKMMELRCVTAVIRHGDRTPKQKMKVEVRHQKFFEIFEKYDGYRYGHIKLKRPKQLQEILDIARSLLAEIQTKAADSEIEEKQSKLEQLKSVLEMYGHFSGINRKVQMKYQPKGRPRGSSSDDGKHDCSTFVFVSDAPKEPSLVLILKWGGELTPAGRIQAEELGRIFRCMYPGGQSRQPGVGEGPGAQGLGLLRLHSTFRHDLKIYASDEGRVQMTAAAFAKGLLALEGELTPILVQMVKSANTNGLLDNDCDSSKYQNMAKSRLHELMQIDREFTAEDRAAINPGNAISINLAMNFVKNPVQCCAQVHSLIRSLMAVVAVKRDDPKTRDAVLYHGETWELMGRRWGKIEKDFCTKNKNYDISKIPDIYDCIKYDLQHNQHTLQFDLAEELYISAKYLADIVIPQEYGLTMHEKLTIGQGICTPLLKKIRADLQRNIEELGGEESVNRLNPRYSHGVSSPGRHVRTRLYFTSESHVHSLLTVLRHGGLLNVLTDEQWRRAMEYVSMVSELNYMSQIVIMLYEDPMKDPSSEERFHVELHFSPGVNCCVQKNLPPGPGFRPHSRNDSVTSKNASGDEDTTSRIEEENDTEEENSFSHNSSLQHTPSKTLARADTDIDNIVAGAASAVVKERRMKKIKSSSPIPIGSCHTVSGHEAMDLAKRLSEELAVQQQQQQQQQQQQQHHLTGSFGCGNAKDITRPLSPDSEPRARSFEHQQQHHHSHQHHHHHGKMHHHRSKGKGVLNMTTSRGSAERCKAKDLHEPDLQSEGYERCDVCESFTLESQGSFVKADLTFSALPSLQAQEEGVNSSSAPLCDDADVQKWPTEVNIAMKEENIDVSSKQSTRPSLYIGPPESSYSLDSINEFTPNLDDQELYVSSFSESEDENDTDASDSEPSRYYSALGQHDSELESAVSHHYLRRSLSYTFSNDPDRYHTNVDENCWPCGRKMSSAELNEHRTMSLMTRSFDELLMDANDRYCAGHTNCSCRYCWASQMPRFALHTYDVNEVNVSGRQSRSLSPPYPSVRRFRCNTTAGVSQPDASHPSTLQVPGGNKVIRHDLSDHGRLRLVRYPVRAMTRFASDPSLPLGIAWTEASNTLEKGISFRPHFGTAKAADHLVDLANQLVFVTLTTPPPDDDDSEPLLKQLFNTGGTAQTRSFDCDYEAERIQSTLIEILPSFGSNYGRSHCAGKDGNDEQCQTAYNFSTRTHHDAIHRSCGGSANPSSEHDGSVPASICSCPHTSSNAPLPLSPSNQAPSTQVVPSNIAMLPRSSVETHQNLENIMTAITNPRTASLSTTTSNNRTQSADVDCTSTTLITNATITTTTSFPTTVATSTSVTTTDTTVCSAVAISCATSVADTSNIFSTCSSSVHTTNMTTSSAIGSLTMPSLVPVVTERKKPHCPTKLFVKSYTIDGSSGAGYGSMMASAISATTTTTITTTTTVSGAGETATAAEPNEDTATNITSTGSTITGSCLYCCAGGTATVSRLAGPGALSHGSGSLSSCCCCCCCCCSTPSSSAGGLAGTGVGGPTGTSNATTVRRQRHSIAGQMSYFKMLGTFSKKMATSTNSLFSTAVISGSSSAPNLRDMIPSTASPSGFGGVPPIRPLETLHNALSLKQLDAFLERMTIGPLFKTPASSPPPKHPLMNAATASTLANVGSKSPLSVVNRENFPEGVTILAQPSSIAPLTGGVEEKSTGRVGSRDFAPFASVGHQGAATSTGGIAGMPGAGTTSNNGANVTGAQQSWSDHSSSMTSSISALSSGGPSSPNYSEVYSRGCPSSDMSASITSSTDGSLAAIVGGGTSEQLVALPQLFTHPQPSAASGARMSPKHPHMDLATVESFGKCGEEEARHQDEQHLACSGDTVVTAVRRDGSLETASAVDAYLRRSSTMDISGDLTPVSGCSDWESNTNDATKGSTKNYDLTTANTTEEDDEDATISTDTCLSVGEQEQQQWPLKTTLDLNSAPSAIDIVPSSSSCITGTVPASFPFSEQVLGRGESLDSGGKVDNRVRGSRIQRQISLYEKESRTVEAKYTPKAHEWCGEGHKVEGSACAVQLGRQHQYPYNQQHHPQMLQTLHMSFDELRKEMPNNERSTDRHQEQLPHVRSTEEPNKSFLKSLASVTGSQQRTLTSTVQDVAGSTSLSIHTPGALVIREGYIEPPRLTRVTKSFHGKTDHQKLSIELQQDASRSSTDGGGGLRRVSDSPVVETNRHSKSALRQQHSSAGISSSQGRFTTSIVQESEQLNTVDEVQASSQKQEHVPNPSLAK; this is translated from the exons ATGGAATGGTCGTGGTTGCGCGATTGGTGGCGTATGGCCAAGTTTCGCCGTGGTGATCGTACAAATCCAGCAATCCAGCATCACCGAAGACGTGGTAGTGGTAATGTGACGGCTCCCGCCTTTACGGATAGCATTCCTGGAGATGCTGCTGCAGGAACCACAGAACAGCTAGTGGGCGAAGGTGAACCAACACAGCCCGTACGGTTTTTCGTCGATCGTCTCGATTACCCAGAGGATGGTGATGGGGAGGAACAGATGATCGTAGACGAGGATGATGAAGATCCAGACAGAATACCGTACTCGGATACAGAGCTGGACCGGCAGGCGTATTCCGACTCCGAGGCGATATACGATCATCTGTACTGTGACTGTGAACAATGTTCGATGATGAAT GGTGATCTTGATCCGACCGATGGGCTCGATTCGGACGACTCATCCACATCCGGCAAGCAAGTCGTGGTGGCAGTTTGCGCCATGTCCAAGAAGTCACAGTCAAAACCGATGAAAGAAATATTGACGCGGTTGCAGGAGTTCGAATTCATCCGCATGGTGGTAATCGGGGAAGATATCATACTGAGCGAACCGGTGGATCGGTGGCCATTGTGCGACTGTCTTATCTCATTCCACTCCAAGGGGTTCCCGCTCGAGAAGGCGATCCAGTATGCGCAGCTGCGGCAACCGTACGTCATCAACAACCTGCACATGCAGTTCGATATCCAG GATCGCAGACGAGTCTATGCTATCTTGGAGAAGGAGGGTATCGAAATTCCACGCTACGCTGTTCTGGATCGAGATTCACCGGATCCAAAAC aGCATGAGCTGGTGGAATCGGAAGATCATGTGGAGGTGAATGGGATTGTGTTTAACAAACCATTTGTAGAAAAGCCGGTCTCCGCCGAAGATCACAACATATACATCTACTATCCAACGTCAGCTGGCGGTGGCAGCCAACGTTTGTTTCGCAAGATTGGTAGTCGAAGTAGCGTGTACTCGCCGGAATCACGCGTACGGAAGACGGGTTCGTTTATCTATGAAGATTTTATGCCCACGGATGGGACGGATGTAAAGGTGTATACGGTCGGGCCGGACTATGCGCATGCGGAAGCCCGCAAAAGCCCTGCCTTGGATGGTAAAGTTGAACGAGACAGCGATGGTAAAGAGATACGCTATCCAGTGATACTGAGCAACGCGGAGAAGTTGATTTCACGTAAAGTGTGCCTTGCCTTCAAGCAAACAGTGTGTGGATTTGATCTGTTGCGCGCGAACGGCAAATCGTTCGTGTGTGACGTCAATGGGTTTAGCTTCGTAAAGAATTCGAACAAGTACTATGACGATTGTGCAAAGATACTAGGCAACATGATATTGCGTGAGCTGGCACCACAGCTCCATATACCTTGGTCGGTGCCATTTCAGCTGGACGATCCACCGATCGTACCGACAACGTTCGGCAAGATGATGGAGTTACGGTGCGTTACCGCCGTCATCCGACATGGTGACCGGACACCGAAGCAAAAGATGAAGGTCGAGGTACGGCATCAGAAATTTTTCGAAATCTTCGAAAAGTACGACGGATATCGGTACGGACATATTAAGCTGAAGCGCCCGAAGCAACTCCAAGAAATACTAGACATTGCCCGTTCGCTCCTGGCAGAAATACAGACTAAAGCGGCTGATTCGGAGATAGAAGAGAAGCAGAGTAAACTGGAGCAACTGAAAAGCGTACTGGAGAT GTACGGCCATTTTTCCGGCATCAACCGAAAGGTGCAGATGAAATATCAACCCAAGGGTCGACCAAGAGGATCAAGCTCAGACGATGGTAAACACGATTGCAGCacctttgtttttgtgt CTGATGCACCGAAGGAACCATCGTTGGTTCTCATACTCAAATGGGGTGGTGAGCTTACGCCTGCGGGGCGTATTCAGGCGGAAGAATTGGGCCGTATTTTTCGTTGTATGTACCCTGGAGGTCAGAGCCGTCAACCGGGCGTTGGTGAGGGTCCCGGCGCTCAGGGTCTCGGTTTGTTGCGGCTACACTCCACCTTTCGACACGACCTAAAAATATACGCATCCGACGAAGGTCGTGTGCAAATGACGGCTGCCGCCTTTGCCAAAGGTCTACTGGCACTCGAAGGAGAGCTAACACCTATACTAGTGCAGATGGTGAAAAGTGCCAACACGAACGGGCTTCTAGACAACGATTGTGATTCGAGCAAGTACCAGAACATGGCAAAGTCTCGCCTGCATGAGCTAATGCAAATCGATCGGGAGTTTACAGCCGAGGATCGGGCAGCGATCAATCCGGGCAATGCGATCAGCATCAATCTGGCGATGAATTTTGTCAAAAACCCTGTGCAATGTTGCGCACAGGTACACTCGCTGATTCGATCACTAATGGCCGTGGTTGCGGTCAAGCGGGATGATCCGAAAACGCGCGACGCAGTTCTTTACCATGGTGAAACATGGGAGCTAATGGGAAGACGATGGGGCAAGATAGAGAAAGATTTctgcaccaaaaacaaaaactacgaCATTTCCAAGATACCGGACATCTACGACTGCATCAAGTACGATCTGCAGCACAACCAGCACACGTTGCAGTTTGATCTTGCCGAAGAATTGTACATTTCGGCCAAATATCTGGCCGATATTGTCATCCCACAGGAGTATGGTCTAACAATGCACGAGAAACTGACGATTGGGCAAGGAATTTGTACGCCTTTGTTGAAGAAAATACGGGCAGATCTGCAACGAAATATTGAGGAACTTGGTGGCGAAGAAAGTGTCAATCGACTGAACCCACGCTACAGCCACGGAGTGTCCAGCCCCGGACGGCATGTGCGAACGCGACTGTACTTCACAAGCGAGAGTCATGTACACTCGTTGCTAACCGTACTGCGACACGGTGGTCTGCTGAATGTCCTGACTGATGAACAATGGCGCCGCGCGATGGAATACGTATCCATGGTATCGGAGCTAAACTACATGTCGCAGATTGTGATCATGCTTTATGAGGATCCTATGAAGGATCCTAGTTCTGAGGAACGGTTTCACGTTGAACTCCACTTCAGTCCGGGTGTCAACTGCTGTGTACAGAAAAATCTCCCACCCGGTCCCGGCTTTCGCCCGCATAGCCGAAACGATTCTGTGACATCCAAAAATGCG AGTGGTGATGAAGATACAACATCAAgaatcgaagaagaaaacgacACTGAAGAGGAAAACTCGTTTTCACACAACTCTTCTTTGCAACATACACCTTCAAAGACGCTGGCCCGTGCTGACACA GACATTGACAATATTGTGGCCGgtgctgcttctgctgtaGTGAAAGAGCGTCGAATGAAGAAAATCAAATCGTCATCACCAATACCGATTGGTTCGTGCCATACCGTATCCGGACATGAGGCGATGGATTTGGCAAAACGTCTCAGCGAAGAGCTGGctgtgcagcagcaacaacagcaacagcaacaacagcagcaacagcaccatctAACGGGTTCGTTCGGTTGTGGCAATGCGAAAGACATCACACGCCCGCTCAGTCCAGATTCTGAGCCGCGGGCCCGGTCCTTCgaacatcaacagcaacaccaTCACAGTCAtcagcaccatcaccatcatggCAAAATGCACCATCACCGTTCAAAGGGAAAAGGAg TTTTGAACATGACCACATCGCGGGGATCGGCGGAACGTTGCAAGGCAAAAGATTTGCATGAACCAG ACCTTCAGAGCGAAGGATACGAACGATGCGACGTTTGTGAGTCATTCACATTGGAATCTCAGGGATCTTTCGTTAAAGCAGATCTGACGTTTTCGGCGTTGCCATCTTTACAAGCTCAGGAAGAGGGCGTAAATTCTTCATCTGCACCATTATGCGATGATGCGGACGTGCAGAAATGGCCTACTGAAGTAAACATAGCAATGAAAGAGGAGAATATTGATGTTAGCTCAAAGCAAAGTACCCGACCCAGCTTGTACATTGGTCCACCAGAATCTTCCTACAGTTTGGATTCGATCAATGAATTTACACCGAATCTCGACGATCAGGAACTCTACGTGTCGTCGTTTTCCGAATCGGAGGACGAAAACGATACTGATGCTAGCGATTCAGAACCCTCAAGGTACTACAGTGCACTCGGTCAGCATGACTCCGAACTAGAGAGTGCCGTCAGTCATCACTATCTGCGACGCTCCCTCTCATATACCTTCTCAAACGATCCAGACCGCTACCACACGAATGTGGACGAGAATTGTTGGCCgtgtggaaggaaaatgtCTTCAGCAGAGCTGAATGAACACCGTACTATGTCACTGATGACACGCAGTTTCGACGAACTGCTGATGGATGCGAACGATAGATACTGTGCAGGTCATACAAACTGTTCCTGCAGATACTGCTGGGCGTCTCAAATGCCACGGTTTGCTTTGCACACGTACGATGTAAATGAAGTGAACGTTAGCGGACGTCAAAGTCGATCGTTGAGTCCTCCGTACCCTAGTGTGAGACGTTTCCGGTGTAACACTACCGCCGGGGTATCGCAGCCAGACGCATCTCACCCGTCAACGCTCCAGGTACCGGGTGGGAATAAAGTCATACGGCACGATTTAAGTGATCATGGGCGCTTAAGGCTCGTACGTTACCCAGTACGTGCGATGACGCGTTTCGCTAGCGATCCATCGCTACCGTTAGGTATCGCCTGGACCGAAGCGTCTAATACATTGGAAAAAGGAATAAGCTTTAGACCTCATTTTGGTACGGCAAAAGCAGCGGATCATTTGGTGGACTTAGCGAACCAGCTTGTGTTTGTGACGCtcaccacaccaccaccagacGACGACGATAGTGAGCCACTTCTGAAGCAACTCTTCAATACTGGTGGTACGGCACAGACACGATCGTTTGATTGTGATTACGAGGCGGAAAGAATACAGTCCACGCTCATCGAAATCCTGCCCTCGTTTGGTTCGAACTACGGTCGTTCGCACTGTGCTGGTAAAGACGGCAACGACGAACAATGTCAAACtgcttacaatttttcaacccGTACTCATCACGACGCCATCCATCGTTCATGCGGTGGTAGCGCTAATCCATCAAGCGAACACGATGGAAGTGTTCCTGCGTCCATATGCTCTTGTCCCCATACTTCATCTAATGCTCCGTTGCCTCTGTCGCCATCTAATCAAGCACCATCTACCCAAGTCGTCCCATCCAATATTGCCATGTTGCCCCGTAGTAGTGTCGAGACTCATCaaaatttggaaaacattATGACCGCCATTACAAATCCTCGTACCGCTTCCCTATCTACCACTACCAGTAATAACCGTACGCAATCTGCTGATGTAGATTGTACATCAACCACTTTAATTACTAAtgctactattactactacgaCTTCTTTTCCTACCACTGTGGCTACGTCTACTTCCGTCACCACTACTGACACCACCGTTTGTTCTGCCGTTGCTATTTCTTGCGCTACATCTGTGGCTGACACAAGTAACATCTTTTCGActtgttcttcttctgttcATACCACCAACATGACTACCTCGTCCGCTATTGGTTCACTAACCATGCCGTCGCTGGTCCCTGTCGTTACCGAACGCAAAAAACCTCACTGTCCTACCAAACTGTTCGTCAAATCGTATACCATAGACGGTAGCAGTGGTGCTGGTTACGGTTCGATGATGGCTAGCGCTATCTCCGCTACAACCACTACAACCataacgacgacgacgacggtgtCCGGGGCAGGCGagacagcaacagcagcagaaccCAACGAAGATACAGCCACTAATATCACCAGCACAGGCAGCACCATCACCGGCAGCTGTCTGTACTGCTGTGCCGGTGGTACGGCCACCGTTTCTAGGCTGGCAGGACCGGGCGCACTGTCGCATGGTTCCGGCTCCTTATCgtcctgttgctgctgctgttgctgctgctgctcgacACCCTCGTCGTCAGCGGGAGGGCTCGCCGGGACCGGTGTCGGAGGGCCTACGGGAACATCGAATGCTACGACGGTCCGACGCCAGCGGCACAGCATTGCCGGCCAGATGAGCTACTTTAAAATGTTAGGTACCTTCAGTAAAAAGATGGCGACCAGCACAAACAGTCTGTTCAGTACCGCGGTTATCAGCGGCAGCTCGTCCGCCCCAAACTTGCGCGATATGATACCAAGCACCGCATCACCGTCAG GTTTCGGTGGCGTACCACCAATACGCCCGTTGGAAACATTACACAACGCGCTTTCGCTCAAACAACTGGATGCGTTTCTGGAGCGTATGACAATTGGGCCACTGTTTAAAACACCCGCATCCTCACCGCCACCGAAACATCCCCTGATGAATGCAGCGACGGCATCTACATTAGCCAACGTCGGATCCAAAAGTCCACTGTCGGTGGTGAATCGTGAGAACTTCCCGGAGGGTGTCACCATACTAGCGCAACCATCCTCAATCGCTCCACTAACGGGCGGTGTGGAGGAAAAAAGCACCGGCCGTGTAGGAAGCCGGGACTTTGCTCCGTTCGCATCGGTTGGTCATCAGGGAGCGGCGACATCAACCGGTGGAATAGCAGGAATGCCTGGTGCCGGGACTACGTCTAATAATGGTGCTAATGTTACAGGAGCGCAGCAGA GTTGGAGTGACCATTCGAGCAGTATGACCAGTAGCATCAGTGCACTGTCGAGCGGTGGTCCTTCCTCGCCTAACTACTCCGAGGTTTATTCGCGCGGTTGCCCGAGCAGTGACATGTCCGCAAGCATTACAAGCAGTACCGATGG CAGCCTGGCGGCCATTGTTGGTGGCGGTACTAGTGAGCAGCTAGTAGCACTGCCGCAGCTGTTCACTCATCCACAACCATCCGCCGCATCCGGTGCGCGGATGTCACCGAAGCATCCGCATATGGATCTAGCCACGGTTGAATCGTTCGGTAAGTGCGGAGAGGAAGAAGCGAGACATCAAGATGAACAACATCTTGCTTGCTCTGGTGACACTGTTGTTACGGCGGTGCGCCGTGACGGATCGCTGGAAACTGCCTCTGCTGTTGATGCGTATCTTCGGCGCAGCTCCACCATGGACATTAGTGGAGATTTAACACCGGTTAGCGGATGCTCTGATTGGGAAAGCAACACAAACGATGCAACGAAAGgttcaacaaaaaactatGATTTG ACGACGGCAAACACGACCgaggaagatgatgaagatgcaACAATCTCCACCGACACGTGCTTGAGTGTTGGTGAGCAGGAACAGCAGCAATGGCCGTTGAAGACAACCCTGGATTTGAATTCCGCTCCATCCGCCATTGACATTGTGCCGAGTAGTAGCTCTTGTATAACCGGTACAGTTCCTGCTTCGTTCCCCTTCAGTGAACAGGTGCTCGGTAGAGGTGAATCACTAGACAGCGGTGGTAAGGTGGATAACCGTGTGCGTGGTAGTCGCATCCAGCGGCAGATCAGTCTGTATGAAAAGGAAAGCCGAACAGTGGAGGCAAAGTACACGCCAAAAGCGCATGAGTGGTGTGGTGAAGGGCATAAGGTTGAAGGATCAGCGTGTGCAGTACAACTGGGTCGTCAACATCAATATCCATACAACCAGCAACACCATCCGCAGATGCTGCAGACATTGCACATGTCGTTTGATGAGTTGCGCAAAGAGATGCCTAACAATGAACGAAGCACGGATCGTCACCAAGAACAACTTCCGCATGTCCGCTCGACTGAAGAACCGAACAAAAGTTTCCTGAAAAGCTTAGCGTCCGTAACAGGCTCACAGCAACGAACACTAACCTCCACAGTACAGGATGTTGCTGGATCGACATCACTCTCGATTCACACACCCGGTGCATTGGTTATCCGCGAAGGTTATATCGAACCACCGAGATTGACCCGCGTCACAAAGAGCTTCCACGGCAAAACAGATCACCAAAAGCTTAGTATCGAACTGCAACAGGACGCGAGCAGATCTTCCACTGATGGGGGTGGAGGACTTCGACGGGTAAGTGATAGTCCTGTTGTGGAAACCAATCGGCACAGTAAAAGTGCACTTCGCCAGCAGCACTCCAGCGCCGGTATCAGCAGCAGTCAGGGACGCTTCACGACATCGATCGTACAAGAATCGGAACAGTTGAACACGGTTGATGAAGTGCAAGCTTCCAGCCAGAAACAGGAACACGTGCCGAACCCTTCGTTAGCTAAATAA